The Pseudomonas fluorescens nucleotide sequence GTGGATGGTCGAGCGCCTGCGTCGCTCCGACGTGCGCAGCATCGACGCTGCCGTCGACATCACCAACTACGTGATGCTCGAGCTGGGCCAGCCGATGCACGCCTTCGATCTCGCCGAAATCAACGGCGGCATCCGCGTGCGCATGGCAGAAGAGGGCGAGAAGCTGGTACTGCTCGACGGCCAGGAAGTCACCCTGCGCCCCGACACCCTGGTCATCGCCGACCACAGCCGCGCCCTGGCCATTGCCGGCGTGATGGGTGGTGAGCACAGTGGCGTTGCCGCGGGCACCCGCGACATCTTCCTTGAGAGCGCCTTCTTCGAGCCGATTTCCGTCGCTGGCAAGGCCCGTTCCTACGGCCTGCACACCGATGCCTCGCACCGCTACGAGCGTGGCGTCGACTCGCAGCTGGCGCGCGAAGCCATCGAGCGCGCCACTGGCCTGCTGCTGGAGATCGTCGGCGGCGAAGCAGGCCCGGTGATTGACGTCACCAGCGAAGCGCACCTGCCCAAGGTGGCCCCGGTCACCCTGCGTGCCGAGCGCCTGACCCAGATGCTGGGCATGGAAATGGCCAGTGCCGACGTCGAGCAACTGCTCAACGGCCTGGGCCTGAAAACCACCGCCGGCGAAGGCCAGTGGCAGGTCGAAGTGCCAAGCCATCGCTTCGATATCAGCCTGGAAGTCGACCTGATCGAAGAGCTGGCGCGCCTGTATGGCTACAACCGCCTGCCAGTGCGTTACCCGCAAGCGCGCCTGGCCCCGCAGGCCAAGGCCGAAGCCCGTGGCGAACTGCCGGCCCTGCGCCGCCTGCTGGTAGCCCGTGGTTACCAGGAAGCCATCACCTACAGCTTCATCGACCCGAAACTGTTCGAACTGTTCAGCCCAGGCGTCGAGCCGCTGCTGCTGGCCAACCCGATCTCCAACGACATGGCGGCCATGCGTGCCTCGCTGTGGCCGGGCCTGGTCAAGTCGCTGCAGCATAACCTCAACCGTCAGCAAGACCGCGTGCGCATGTTCGAAAGCGGCCTGCGCTTCGTCGGCCAGCTGGGCGACCTCAAGCAGCAGCCAATGCTCGCCGGTGTGGTGTGCGGTAGCCGCCTGCCGGAAGGCTGGGCCAACGGCCGCGACAGCATCGACTTCTTCGACGTCAAAGCAGACGTTGAAGCGGTACTGGGCTTCTCCGGCTCGCTCGCCGAGTTCAGCTTCGTTGCGGGCAAACACCCGGCGCTGCACCCGGGCCAAACCGCACGCATCGAGCGTGACGGTCGCGAAGTCGGCTACCTGGGTGCCATCCACCCGGAGCTGGCCAAGACCCTGGGCCTGGATCGTCCGGTGTACGTCTTCGAGCTGGTCCTGGGTGAAGTGGCCGAAGGCCGCCTGCCGAAGTTCAGCGAACTGTCGAAATTCCCGGAAGTGCGTCGTGACCTGGCCTTGGTGGCAGGACGTGATGTTGCTTCGAGCTCGGTGCTTGAAGTAATTCGTGACAATGCAGGCGAATGGCTTACAGACCTCAGGCTGTTTGATGTTTATCAGGGTAAAGGCATTGATCCTGATAGAAAAAGCCTGGCCGTCGGCTTGACCTGGCAGCATCCATCGCGCACTCTTAATGATGAAGAGGTGAACACCGCGACACAAAACATCCTCACCTCGCTCGAACAAAGGTTGAACACCACGTTAAGGAAATAGCGTATGGGTGCTCTGACGAAAGCTGAGATGGCCGAACGGCTGTACGAGGAGCTGGGCCTGAACAAGCGCGAGGCCAAGGAATTGGTCGAGCTGTTCTTTGAGGAAATCAGGCACGCTCTAGAAGACAACGAGCAGGTCAAATTGTCCGGATTCGGCAATTTCGACCTGCGCGACAAGCGCCAGCGGCCGGGCCGCAACCCCAAGACCGGGGAAGAAATCCCGATCACAGCGCGTCGGGTCGTCACCTTTCGTCCAGGGCAGAAGTTGAAAGCCCGAGTTGAGGCCTATGCTGGAACCAAGTCATAACGACGAGCTTCCGCCGATTCCAGGCAAGCGCTACTTCACCATCGGTGAAGTAAGCGAGCTTTGCGCGGTAAAACCGCACGTGCTCCGCTACTGGGAGCAGGAATTCCCGCAACTCAACCCGGTAAAGCGCCGCGGCAACCGGCGGTACTATCAGCGCCAAGACGTGCTGATGATCCGCCAGATCCGCGCGCTGCTGTACGACCAAGGCTTCACCATCGGCGGGGCGCGTTTGCGCCTCTCTGGCGACGAAGCTAAGGACGACACCACCCAGTACAAACAACTGATCCGGCAGATGATTGCCGAGTTGGAAGACGTGTTGGTGGTGCTGAAGAAGTAACCCTTATCGGGCCCGGAATTTTGGAAAAAATGCTTCCATAATTCAAAAGGTTAGGGTACATTCTTCAACGTTCTCAGCAACCAGGGGAACATGCTTCAAGCCCAGTCGGGGCGTAGCGCAGCCCGGTAGCGCACTTGCATGGGGTGCAAGGGGTCGAGTGTTCGAATCACTCCGTCCCGACCATATATTTCAATGACTTAGGCCAGTTTCGTGAGAGCTGGCCTTTTTCATGTGCGTGACTTTTGCGTGACTTGTCCAATTTTCACGCCTGCCTCCTCTTCAAAATTGTCAGCACTGGTCCTCGCGAATCAGTGGCTGATACCATGTTTGCCGCCTCGATCAGCTGACCAAGCTCGGCTCCCGAGTAATGACTGGTTATGCTTCCGTTCTTGTGCCCGAGCAGTGCCTTACGGTCCTCCTCAGTTACTCCGGCTGCCTTTAGGCGACGACCGAACGTGTGCTTCAAATCGTGAATCCTGATCGAAGCGTACCCAGGGTGAGCAGGGCGAAGGTTTTTCTCCTGCCAGAGTTTCGCTGCTCTCACCCGAGCTTTCTTCCAGGCCGAATCGTTCATCCTGTGCACGGCAGTGTCCTTGTAGGGGAAAACCCACTCCCTGCTGATGCCGCGCTGCTTCTCGATGATCGATTTGGCCACGCTGTTCAGCACCACCAGGCGCTCATCCCGGTTTTTCACACCCGAGTTGGCGTGCCTGCCGCCGAAGTCGGCGGGAATTAGGAACACGCTCGTTCCCAGTTCCGGTACTGAAATCTCCCAATCCCACCTCAATTTGCAGACCTCCTGCTCGCGGCAGCCTGTGTTCACCTTGAACAAGGCCATCGTTTGCAGGTGCGCCGGCAACTCTCCAAAAAGGATCGACTGCTCTTCCCAAGACAATGGGTAGGGCTTTCTGCTCGATCTCTTCTCTTCCAGCTTGCTCAGCAGTGGCACGTTATCAAGCCAAGGCCTGCGCTCTTCGTCTCGCCATTTCCTCGCGCACAACGACAGAACCCTGATCACACGCTCGATCGCGATGTTCACTGTGCGATTGGTTACCGCGGGCTTTACCTTGCCGTCTGGCAGCACCTGGTCAGACTGTCGCTCCGCGATGAAGGCTTCCAGGGCTTGATCGTCGATGTGTGTCAGCGGCAGGTCCCCGATGTAGGGGTCAAGCTGCTGAAGGCACAACGCCGTCAGTCGTATCGACGGCTGGTCCCGATGCTCAAGGATGTAGCGAGTTGCGGCTTCCCTGAATGTCCGAACCTGGCGAACCCCGTACACCTTCCGCAGGCGTATCTGTTCAAGCCTGTGAATCAGGTAGCGTTCTGCCTCTTCCCGCTCACAAGCTCCAGTGCTCTCGTAAAGTCTCTCTCCGTTGATTTTTTTGTCGATGTGCCAGATGCCGTTCCGCTGGGAAAGGCCCGTGATCGTTTTTCGCGCCATCCTTTATCTCCTGGTTGGCGCTCGCTGCCGGATGATTGTCGTCCTTGAGCGCCTTC carries:
- the pheT gene encoding phenylalanine--tRNA ligase subunit beta, which encodes MKFSEKWLRGWVNPQVSRDDLVARLSMAGLEVDSVTPAAGQFSGIIVGEVLSTEQHPDADKLRVCQVSNGSETFQVVCGAPNVRPGLKIPFATIGAELPGDFKIKKAKLRGVESNGMLCSAAELQISEENDGLLELAADAPVGTDIRLYLDLDDASIEIGLTPNRGDCLSVAGLARDVGALYDVPVTRPQVPAVAAVHDEVRPVEVLAPAACPRYLGRVIRNVDLTRPTPLWMVERLRRSDVRSIDAAVDITNYVMLELGQPMHAFDLAEINGGIRVRMAEEGEKLVLLDGQEVTLRPDTLVIADHSRALAIAGVMGGEHSGVAAGTRDIFLESAFFEPISVAGKARSYGLHTDASHRYERGVDSQLAREAIERATGLLLEIVGGEAGPVIDVTSEAHLPKVAPVTLRAERLTQMLGMEMASADVEQLLNGLGLKTTAGEGQWQVEVPSHRFDISLEVDLIEELARLYGYNRLPVRYPQARLAPQAKAEARGELPALRRLLVARGYQEAITYSFIDPKLFELFSPGVEPLLLANPISNDMAAMRASLWPGLVKSLQHNLNRQQDRVRMFESGLRFVGQLGDLKQQPMLAGVVCGSRLPEGWANGRDSIDFFDVKADVEAVLGFSGSLAEFSFVAGKHPALHPGQTARIERDGREVGYLGAIHPELAKTLGLDRPVYVFELVLGEVAEGRLPKFSELSKFPEVRRDLALVAGRDVASSSVLEVIRDNAGEWLTDLRLFDVYQGKGIDPDRKSLAVGLTWQHPSRTLNDEEVNTATQNILTSLEQRLNTTLRK
- the ihfA gene encoding integration host factor subunit alpha, which gives rise to MGALTKAEMAERLYEELGLNKREAKELVELFFEEIRHALEDNEQVKLSGFGNFDLRDKRQRPGRNPKTGEEIPITARRVVTFRPGQKLKARVEAYAGTKS
- a CDS encoding MerR family transcriptional regulator; amino-acid sequence: MLEPSHNDELPPIPGKRYFTIGEVSELCAVKPHVLRYWEQEFPQLNPVKRRGNRRYYQRQDVLMIRQIRALLYDQGFTIGGARLRLSGDEAKDDTTQYKQLIRQMIAELEDVLVVLKK
- a CDS encoding tyrosine-type recombinase/integrase codes for the protein MTGLSQRNGIWHIDKKINGERLYESTGACEREEAERYLIHRLEQIRLRKVYGVRQVRTFREAATRYILEHRDQPSIRLTALCLQQLDPYIGDLPLTHIDDQALEAFIAERQSDQVLPDGKVKPAVTNRTVNIAIERVIRVLSLCARKWRDEERRPWLDNVPLLSKLEEKRSSRKPYPLSWEEQSILFGELPAHLQTMALFKVNTGCREQEVCKLRWDWEISVPELGTSVFLIPADFGGRHANSGVKNRDERLVVLNSVAKSIIEKQRGISREWVFPYKDTAVHRMNDSAWKKARVRAAKLWQEKNLRPAHPGYASIRIHDLKHTFGRRLKAAGVTEEDRKALLGHKNGSITSHYSGAELGQLIEAANMVSATDSRGPVLTILKRRQA